A single region of the Amia ocellicauda isolate fAmiCal2 chromosome 8, fAmiCal2.hap1, whole genome shotgun sequence genome encodes:
- the fgf5 gene encoding fibroblast growth factor 5, with the protein MSFSFCVFFCAHLIRIAAGTESQHGPLEEQLLEEGSNSGRRTGRLYCRVGIGFHLQIHPDGRVNGSHESDQLSVLELFAVSQGVIGIRGVFSNRYLAMNKKGRLHAIEKFTDDCKFRERFQENSYNTYASVTHKNHRTGREWFVALNKRGKAKMGSSPRVKSQHVSTHFLPRFNLQEKTEPGFTITDKSNEKKKTSTPPPKPPTPKVNFDAGRKRGQTIKYWPKFRFG; encoded by the exons ATGAGCTTTTCTTTCTGCGTTTTTTTCTGCGCTCATCTGATTCGCATTGCCGCCGGGACAGAGTCTCAGCACGGTCCACTGGAGGAGCAACTTCTCGAAGAGGGCAGCAATTCTGGGCGCAGGACTGGCAGACTTTACTGCAGGGTTGGCATTGGCTTTCATCTCCAGATTCACCCCGATGGCAGAGTCAATGGCAGTCACGAGTCCGACCAGCTGA GTGTTTTGGAGCTGTTTGCAGTCTCTCAAGGGGTAATAGGAATCCGAGGGGTTTTCAGTAACAGATACTTAGCCATGAATAAAAAGGGACGTCTCCATGCAATT GAAAAATTCACAGATGATTGCAAGTTCAGGGAACGCTTTCAAGAAAACAGCTACAACACGTACGCCTCAGTGACACACAAGAACCACCGGACTGGGAGGGAATGGTTCGTGGCTTTGAACAAAAGAGGCAAAGCAAAAATGGGCTCTAGTCCCCGTGTGAAATCCCAACACGTGTCGACCCATTTCCTGCCCAGGTTCAACCTGCAGGAGAAGACCGAACCTGGGTTCACCATCACGGACAAGAgcaatgagaagaaaaaaacatcgaCCCCGCCACCAAAGCCCCCCACGCCCAAGGTTAACTTCGATGCTGGACGCAAGCGGGGTCAGACAATAAAATACTGGCCCAAGTTTAGATTTGGATAG